A stretch of DNA from Candidatus Krumholzibacteriia bacterium:
ACCCGCGCGCCGTCCTGCCGCGGCGGTGTAACCTCTGCATCCAGCGGGGCGTATTGCCAGAGAATCGGCTCGCGGCGGGGCGCGGGCCACAGCGGCAGGAGGAGCCATGCGCAGCGCTCGCTGGTGGATCTGGGGAGTCGCAGCTTGTCTCGGCTGCCGGGCCGAGGTCTCCGAACCGGAGCTCCGCCGTCCGCTCGAGTCCATGCCCCGAGGCGCTTGCGTCCTGCTGGTGGCCTCGGATCTCGCCAACACCTGGGAGCGCGCCGAAGCGCATGAGGCGCTGACCATCCTGAAGCGCTCGCTCCCGGAGGAGCTGGTGGCGCCGCCCGAGCTGGTGGCGCTGCAGGAAAGACTCGCCGCCTTCGAGACGCGCACCGGTACCAGCCTGCGGCAGGATCTGTGGCTCAACTTGATGCGCCAGCGTCTCGCCGTGGGCGTCTATCCGGAAGACGGTGCCTCCCTGGGTGACATTCTCTTCGTCGCCGAGCTCGACGACGGGCCGCGCTTCCGTTCCGCTCTCGAAGCGGTGCTGCGCGAATCGGCGCCGGACTGGCGGGTGGAAGAGACGCGCTTCGACGAGCTCCCGGCCTGGCGGGTACGTGACGGCGAGCGCCTCGACGTTCTCTTGGTGCAGGAAGGCGAGTTCCTCGCCCTCTCCACGGCCGACGCGCTGGTGCACGGCGCGTTGGAGATCCGCCGCGGGGCGTCGGAAGCCTCGGTGCTGCGCGAACCGGCTTGCGCCACGGCCCTCGAGGCTCTGGGGCGGCAGAGCGTGGCGATCGTGAGCCTGGACGCCGGAGCGGCGCAGTGGAACGCCAAGGGCCTGACCTGGGACAGCGATGGCGTGCACTTCAAGCGCCTCGTGCCCATGGCGGAACCGGCGGCGTCCGCCGCCGGCGCGACGCCCCCACGGCGCGAGGAGATCATGCGCTCCGTGCCCGCCGGGATGACGATGGTGTACTACGCCAAACCGGCAGAGATGCAACAGCTGCGCACGCTCTTCGACGATTTTCAGTGTGGCTCGATGCACAGCTCGTCGCGCCGCGCAGCGATGCACTTCGCCGCCGCTTCGAGTCCGGCGACGGTGCAGAGCGCCGCCGCACCGAGTGCCACGCCCTTCGGTCTCGACCGCTTGCCCTTCGCTCTGGGGCAGGACGTCTTGCCCTGGGCCGGGGACGAGATGGTCTTGGTCCTCGCGGATCTGAAGCCGACCGCCTTGGTTCCCTTGCCCAACGCCGCGCTGGTGCTCGAGGCAGCGGATGGCGAGGCGGCGGTACGCAGCCTCGGCGAGCTGGAACAGCGTCTCGAAGGCTTCGCCCTCATGGGCGGGCAGGGCTTCGAGGCGGTGCACTACGGCGGCAAGACCTACCGCAGCCTGGCGTCCCCGGTGCTCGAAGCGCTGGCGCCGAGCTATCTCGTCGACGGCGATCTGGTGGTGATCGCCACGACGCGGGAGCTCTTGCAGCAGATCATCGACACACGCCGGGCCGGCAAGGGGAACCTGCTCCGCGCCCCCACTTTCCGTCCCTTCACGCGCTTCGTTCCGGTTGGCGCCAGCGTCGTCGTCTACGCCGACCAGACCAAACTGCATCAAGCGCTGCTGCAGGTGGCGCACTTGCCGCGCCTGTGGGGCGATGAGGTGGATCGGGCGGTGGAGATCATGGAAGGTCTGAGCGTGGTCTTCGAGCACTTCCCGGCGAGCGCCGCCTACATCGAGCGCACACCGGAAGGGCTCACGCTGAACGGGTGGATGCGCGAGGCGCCGGAGTGAGGCTCGCCTTCTGCAGCCCTTGCAGGAGACGGGCGCTGGCCGCGGCGCCTTCGGCCTCCGTCCAGCCGAGCTCGGCGGCGAAGAGCTCCGCCACCCGTTCCAGCGCCTCGAGGCCGTGACAGGGATGGTAAGCGGTGCGCGAGCGGCGGTAGAACCAGTCCTCCAGCTGCAACGCCATCTCCTCCCGGAGCGCGAAGCGCACTTCCGCTTCGATGTGGGGCAAGTGCGGGCACAAGCGCCGGGCCGCCGCGGGTTCCTGGCCGGCGAGCGCCGCGATGGGTGCGGCGCGGCTACCGTAGGTGCGGAGCAGGTGCTCCACCGTCGGGGTGTCGAGGCTGCTCGCCGCGACCAGGCGTACCACTTCTTGCCGCCAGGCGCGACCTTCCTGCCAGTGCTCCCGAGCCCCCCAGGGCAGATCTCCCCCGGGCAAGGGGAGCTGCGCCGTGCGGCAAGGATGGCGCCGCTGGAGCTGGCTCTGCACTCGATCCACCACCTGCTCGGCCACCGCCCGGTAGGTGGTGTACTTGCCGCCGAGGACGCAGAGCAACCCCGGCAGGGGCTCGAGCAGCGCGTGCTCCCGCGGCCGCGAAGAGGCGCTGCCGTCGGCGCGGAGCAGCGGCCGCAACCCGGCGAAGGCGGCGATCACGTCGCTCTTCATGAGTCGCGCTTCCGGGAAGAAGCGGTTCGTTTCCGCCAGTAGGTAATCGATCTCTGCCGCCGTCGGTGTGACCTCATCGGCGTCGTCGGCGCTCGCCACGTCGGTCGTGCCCACGAGCGTCAGACCCAACCAGGGGAGGACGAAGAAGACCCGGCCGTCGGCGCCCGCGGCCAAGGTGAAGCCGTGCTTCACCAACGGGCGGACGACGATGTGGGTTCCCCGCGTCGGTGCCAGAGGTTGGGGGGTCCCGGGCAAGCCGGCGAGCAAGGCGTTGGTCCAAGGTCCGGTGCAGGCGACGACGCAAGGAGCGCGGAACTCCCGGCGCTCGCCGCTCAGGCTGTCCTCGACCTCGACGCCGCCGACGCGACCGCCGTGGAGGAGCAGCCGGGTCACGCCCACGTAGTTGAAGGTCCCCGCACCGGCGGCCTGCGCCCCCAGCACGTTGGCCAAGACCAGCCGCGCGTCGTCCATGCAAGCGTCGTAGTAGAGGGCCAGCGTCCGCAGGCCGTCGCGCCGCAAGCCATCGGGCCAGGCGCCGGCGTGCTCGGGGCGCAGCATGCGGTGCGGCCGGACGTTGCGGAAGGTCGCCAGCAGATCGTAGAGCCACATGCCGGCGCGGAGCTTCCAGGGCGGGAAACGGGAATCCTCGTAGAGCGGGAAGACGAAGGGGAGCGGGCGCACCAGGTGCGGCGCCTGCTGCAACAGGATGCGGCGCTCGCGGCAGGCTTCCCAGACCAGGCGTAGCGCGCCGTGCTCCAGGTAGCGCAAACCGCCGTGCACCAGCTTCGAGGTGCGCGAGCTGGTACCGGCGCCGAAATCGTCCTTGTCGAAGAGGACGACGCGCAAGCCGCGCAACGCTGCGTCGCGCGCCACGCCGGCGCCGTTGATGCCGCCGCCGATGACGAGGAGATCCTGTTCCGGCGCCACCAGGGCCAGCCGGTCGCGCCTCCGTGCGTGCATGCTCGTTCCTACGGGCACTCCATCTGCACCGTCAGCTTCGTGCTCCTGCCTTTTTCCCACCCAGCGGCGGAAACGAAACGCACGTGATCGCCGCAACCATCGCGTTCGAAGCGGATCACGTGGTCCGCCGTCGGGTCGAGGCGCACCTCGAGGGGCGTCTTGCCGACCTCGTGCTCGTCCACGAGCACCTTGGCCCCGCTGGGCTGGCTGTCGAGACGCATGGCGATCGTCGCCGGAGCGCTCGATCCGGGTTCGAGGAGCACCTGCGACGGCGGATCCGCCGCGGAGGGCAACCCCTGCGCCGTGCTCGGATCCGCGGGCTCGACGACGTCTCTACCCTTTCCAACCGTGGCGCCGCTCGCCGCGGTGCCTTCGATGGCGGTGCCCACCGCCGCCCCCGTCGCTGCCGGGTTCGCGGCGCTCTGCGCGCCGACCGACGGCGCCTCGGGAACCGTACTCGTGGCACCGGCCGCTGCCGCCTGTGCCTCCGGGACCGAAGTCGCGGCACTTTGCGTTCCCACGGACGGCGCCTCGGAGCCGGTCGCCGCGGCGCCGGCCGCGGCGGCCGCTGCCTCTCCTGCGGGCTCGCTGCCGGGCGGCACGACGTCGTTGCCGTGGATGACGATGGAAGGAGTGTTCGCCTCGCTCGCCGACGGCACATAGGTGGACGAGGTCACGCCCTCCGGTGTGCCACGAAGAATGGTGACCGCCCCCGTCGTGCTCGCGGCGTCCGCCGTGCCGCCGGTTTCCTCCGGTGCCGCTGCGGCGCTCGCCACCGCGTTGCCGCCTGTTTCGTCGTTCGAGGTCGCGGCCGCCGCCGCGCCCAGCGGTGCCGCGCTGCCGGCGCGCGACTTGGACGCCGTGGTCATGCGGGTGAAGGTTTCAGCGTCGACGATGCGGAACGACGTCACCGTCCGCGCCGGCACGCCGCGCCAGTCCTTGGCGAGATCGGCAATGAGGTAGGTGGTGCCGCCGCTGTGCACTTCCACCGGGGCCGGCGTTTCGAGGCGGGCGAGATGTTTCTCCGGGGCAAAACCGCGGACGCGATACGTCGCATCCACTCGGTACGTCCCGGGCTGCAGATCGATCTCGATCCGCGCATCATCCCACCAGGCGATTTCGACCGCTGGCTCGATGCGCACGCCATTGACGCTGTATTCGATGGCGCGCGGGTGACCGAGGACGGCGGCGACGAGGTGAGCGGTGTTCGCTCCCTCGGCGAGGGGAGCGATGCTGCTCGCGTCCTGCTGGGAAAGAACGGTGGCTGGGGCGCCGCAGCCGGCGAGGAGCAACGCGGCACCGAGGCTTCTCCAAGCGTACGAGGACAAGGGATTCATGATGTGACTCCATGCGGTTCCGCAGAACCGGCTCGGGGCGGCAGGCCACAGCGAAGTGGACCCGCTGGTAAGATCGTGCCTTTCGTGCGGCGGCGCAATGCACGCAGCTGCCGACGCGCTGTCCGGCACTCACCCGTCCGAGTCCATCCCGCTCTGACCCCAGAATTGTACCGCGTCTGCCACCGTGCTAGCCTGGCCCGCTCCACCTTGGCCACCTACCGCCGCGCACCCTGCGGTGGACGCCCCACCCCGTCGCCGGATGAGCGCCGTGCCCAAGCCACCACGGACCGAACGCCGCCACGATCGGCTGCGCCGGTTCTGGCGCCGGCGCGACGTCCTGGTGGTCCTCTCCCTGCTGCTCCTGGCGCTCCTCCTGCGCCGCCCGTTCCTCCTCCTCGTCCCCGGAACCATCGTGGCGGTCGCCCTGTTCCGCCCGCTCTACGCCCGCATCCTCGACTCGGTGCGGGCGAAGCTCATGGCTTTCTATTTGTACGCGGCGCTCCTGCCGTTCCTCCTGATTCTTTGCGTCCTCCTCTTCGTGGGCTACGTGGTCCTCGGCCACGGTAGCGCCCAGGTGGTCGAGCGCCGGCTCGAGGCGCTCTCCACCTGGATGGAGCGGCGCGGCGACCAGGCGGAAGCGGCGTACTGGCGGGAACGGGCGGCCGGTACGCCGCCGGAGCGTGCCGCGGTGCGGGCCCTGCAGACCGCCTTCGCCGCCACGGACTCGGCGGCAACCGCCTGGTGGGTCCTGGGAGCGAACGAGGTACCGCTCGCCTCCGCGGGTGCGGTGGGGGAGTTCGGGCCGCTCGAGCCGGGCTGGCTGCGGGGGCGGAGCTTCGCCGGACTCGTGGTGGCCGGCTCCCGGCTGGAGCTGCGCTTGCACTCTGTCTTTCCCGGCTCCGGAGGGCGGCTGCTTCGCCTCGGCGCCGCGCTGCCCCTCACCTCGGAGCTCCTGGCTCGGGAACCCCCCGAGGCGGGCGCGCGAGTGCACGGCGGCCTGGGCGACCCTGGCCGTCCTCTCGCGGCACCGGCCGGCACCGATTCGAGCCCGATCGCCGCCGGCATCCTCGCCTGGGTCGAGCCGCGCACGACGGCAGCGGACACGGCGAGCGGCGGCGTCACCGCCTCCCAGCGCCAGATGCTGGAGCGCGTGGCGGCGAAGTCGGCCTTCCCGGCGCTCCTCTGGGACTACCGCGGCCATCCGGTGGACTGGGTCACCGGTCGCACCGAAGCAAGTGGTCCGCCGATCAGCATCGCCTTCTCCCTCGAGGGCGCCACCCGCGCTCTGCTGCGCACGAGCTTCGAGACCCTCGGGGCCGTTGCCATCGTGGTGCTCGTGGTGTGCGGCCTCATCGTCCTCCTCCAGCTCGTCGCCACCTTCCGCGGTTTCGCCTATGCCCGCGCCATCGCCGCCGCCGTCTCCCGCCTCGATGCCGGCGTGCGTGCGCTGCGCGCCGGCAACTTCGGCACCCGCATCCAGCCCAAGGAACGGGATCAGCTCGGCCGGCTCGCCCTCGCCTTCAACGACATGTCGCAACAGCTGCAAGCTCTCCTGCAACAGCGGGCGGAGCACGAGAGCGTGGAGCGCGAGCTCGCCATGGCGCGCAGCGTGCAGCGCCGCTTGTTCCCCGAGTCGCTGCCGCAGGTCCCCTATCTGGAGGCGAGCGGCATCTGTCTGCCGGCGCGCCTGGTGAGCGGCGACTACTACGATTTCATCCCCTTCGCCGGCGGCACCGACGTGGTCATCGCCGACGTGAGCGGCAAGGGCATGTCGGCGGCGCTGCTCATGGCGAGCGTGCAGGCCGCGCTGCGGAGCCAGTACCCCCTGGACGGCCAGCCGGCGCCGGATCCCGGCACCATCCTGGCGCGGCTCAACCATCACCTGCATGCCACGCTGGAGCCGACGCGCTTCGTCACCCTCTTCCTGCTCCGCATTCTCGAGGATGGCCGCGTCCTCTACGGCAATGCTGGACACAATCCGGCCCTGCTGCTTCGCGGCGAGCGCGCCGAATGGTTGCAGGCGGGAGGGCTGCTGCTCGGGCCGTTCGCGGCGCCGCGCTTCGAGAGCACCGCCTTGCGCGCGAGCAGCGGCGATGTCCTCTGTCTCTACACCGACGGCGTCACCGAGGCGGAGGGGGCGGAAGGAGAGCACTTCGGCGAGGAACGCTTGGCGACCGTGCTGCGGGCCGGCCGGCACTTGCCGCCGGAGGCATTGCAGGAGTCCATCGTCGGCGCCGTGCGTGCCTGGCAGGGCGAGCAAGAACCCACCGACGATATCACCCTGGTGCTGCTGCGCCTCAAGCGCTAAGCCAGAAGGCGGGGGCACCCGGCCGCCCTGGCGAAGCGCAAGATCAACGATACAGGAGCCGAAGATTCGTCCAGGAGATCTGTCCGGGCGGGGAGCTGGACTCGTTCGGCGTGCTCTCCCAGCGGTAGAGGGTGAACCGACCGAAGCTGCCGGGGGTCTTGTCGAGATCCTGCAAGACCACGAAGCGGACGGGCTCATCACCAGGCCATGGTGGCAGCGTGCCTGCAGCCGAGGGTTTCGACGCGCGCAAATCCCGCCGCGCACTGTGCGTTCTTCGAGCCCAGCGTCAGACCCCAGCGCCTTCGACTGCACGTCGATTGCGTCCCGCCTCCTGGGCGCACCCGTAGCGCCGCTGCAAGTTCGACGGCGAAACCCCCAAGTGGTAGAGGGCATAGAGATGCAGGACAAGGAGCTGCTGCCGTACGACGCCGCGGCGCAGGTAGCGCCGAGGTGAAGCGCGGACGCTGCCTCGGGCCCGGCCGAGACGGCCGCGGCGCCGCAGCCGCGCCAGGATCTCCACGTCTTCGAAGAGCGGCCAGTTGGGGAAGCCGCCGATGCTTTCGAAGCGTTCACGCCGGACGAAGAGCGCGGCTTCGCCGAACTCGGTCCAGCGTGTGCGCAGGCGGGAAAGCGCCGAGAGCAGGCGGAGGAGCGGATGGGGAGAACCGTAGTCGATGGCGAAGACACCGGCGTCGTGGCCTCGCTGCAGCACCGCACGCATGGACTCGAAAGCGGCGGGGGGAAGCTCGCAATCGGCGTGCAGGAAGACGAGGGTGCTGCCGCGGGCGGCGCGGGCGCCAGCGTTCATCTGCACCCCGCGTCCCGGGGCGGAAGCGAGGACACGCGCGCCGGCCCGGCGCGCCAGTGCCGCGGTCCCGTCCTCACTGCCGCCATCCACGACCACGACGTCTTCCACCCCGGGGGCGCGACGGACCCGCGCCACGGCGGCGCCGATGCACGCCGCTTCGTTCAGCGCCGGGATGACGACGGCGAAGCTCTCCGCCGCCGCACTCGGGGACTCTTCTGTTATCCTGCGTCCGGTTGCCAACGCGCCCTCTCGCCGCGCCACCGCGGACATTGGCGAGTATAGGGCAGGGCAGCGAGCGCAGCCGCCAACACCGAGCGGCGACGAAGGAGCGCGCCCAGCATGGATCGCCTCGAGAAGATCCTCATCATCGGCTCCGGGCCGGCCGGGCTCACGGCGGCGATCTATGCCGCTCGGGCCAACCTCGAGCCGGTCGTCATCGAGGGCATGCAGCCCGGCGGACAGCTCACCATCACCACCGAAGTCGAAAACTTCCCGGGCTTCAAGGACGGCATCCTCGGACCCCAGCTGATGGAGGAGACGCGGCTGCAAGCCCAGCGCTTCGGCACCCGCTTCGTTTCCTTCGAAGCGGTGCGCGTCGATCTGTCGCGCCGCCCCTTCACGGTGTGGTCCACGGACGCGAAGCTCGAGGCGCGGACCCTCGTCGTCGCCTCCGGGGCGAGCGCCAAGCTCCTGGGGCTCAAGTCGGAGCAG
This window harbors:
- a CDS encoding DUF3352 domain-containing protein — protein: MRSARWWIWGVAACLGCRAEVSEPELRRPLESMPRGACVLLVASDLANTWERAEAHEALTILKRSLPEELVAPPELVALQERLAAFETRTGTSLRQDLWLNLMRQRLAVGVYPEDGASLGDILFVAELDDGPRFRSALEAVLRESAPDWRVEETRFDELPAWRVRDGERLDVLLVQEGEFLALSTADALVHGALEIRRGASEASVLREPACATALEALGRQSVAIVSLDAGAAQWNAKGLTWDSDGVHFKRLVPMAEPAASAAGATPPRREEIMRSVPAGMTMVYYAKPAEMQQLRTLFDDFQCGSMHSSSRRAAMHFAAASSPATVQSAAAPSATPFGLDRLPFALGQDVLPWAGDEMVLVLADLKPTALVPLPNAALVLEAADGEAAVRSLGELEQRLEGFALMGGQGFEAVHYGGKTYRSLASPVLEALAPSYLVDGDLVVIATTRELLQQIIDTRRAGKGNLLRAPTFRPFTRFVPVGASVVVYADQTKLHQALLQVAHLPRLWGDEVDRAVEIMEGLSVVFEHFPASAAYIERTPEGLTLNGWMREAPE
- a CDS encoding glycerol-3-phosphate dehydrogenase; its protein translation is MHARRRDRLALVAPEQDLLVIGGGINGAGVARDAALRGLRVVLFDKDDFGAGTSSRTSKLVHGGLRYLEHGALRLVWEACRERRILLQQAPHLVRPLPFVFPLYEDSRFPPWKLRAGMWLYDLLATFRNVRPHRMLRPEHAGAWPDGLRRDGLRTLALYYDACMDDARLVLANVLGAQAAGAGTFNYVGVTRLLLHGGRVGGVEVEDSLSGERREFRAPCVVACTGPWTNALLAGLPGTPQPLAPTRGTHIVVRPLVKHGFTLAAGADGRVFFVLPWLGLTLVGTTDVASADDADEVTPTAAEIDYLLAETNRFFPEARLMKSDVIAAFAGLRPLLRADGSASSRPREHALLEPLPGLLCVLGGKYTTYRAVAEQVVDRVQSQLQRRHPCRTAQLPLPGGDLPWGAREHWQEGRAWRQEVVRLVAASSLDTPTVEHLLRTYGSRAAPIAALAGQEPAAARRLCPHLPHIEAEVRFALREEMALQLEDWFYRRSRTAYHPCHGLEALERVAELFAAELGWTEAEGAAASARLLQGLQKASLTPAPRASTRSA
- a CDS encoding PEGA domain-containing protein, with the protein product MNPLSSYAWRSLGAALLLAGCGAPATVLSQQDASSIAPLAEGANTAHLVAAVLGHPRAIEYSVNGVRIEPAVEIAWWDDARIEIDLQPGTYRVDATYRVRGFAPEKHLARLETPAPVEVHSGGTTYLIADLAKDWRGVPARTVTSFRIVDAETFTRMTTASKSRAGSAAPLGAAAAATSNDETGGNAVASAAAAPEETGGTADAASTTGAVTILRGTPEGVTSSTYVPSASEANTPSIVIHGNDVVPPGSEPAGEAAAAAAGAAATGSEAPSVGTQSAATSVPEAQAAAAGATSTVPEAPSVGAQSAANPAATGAAVGTAIEGTAASGATVGKGRDVVEPADPSTAQGLPSAADPPSQVLLEPGSSAPATIAMRLDSQPSGAKVLVDEHEVGKTPLEVRLDPTADHVIRFERDGCGDHVRFVSAAGWEKGRSTKLTVQMECP
- a CDS encoding SpoIIE family protein phosphatase; its protein translation is MPKPPRTERRHDRLRRFWRRRDVLVVLSLLLLALLLRRPFLLLVPGTIVAVALFRPLYARILDSVRAKLMAFYLYAALLPFLLILCVLLFVGYVVLGHGSAQVVERRLEALSTWMERRGDQAEAAYWRERAAGTPPERAAVRALQTAFAATDSAATAWWVLGANEVPLASAGAVGEFGPLEPGWLRGRSFAGLVVAGSRLELRLHSVFPGSGGRLLRLGAALPLTSELLAREPPEAGARVHGGLGDPGRPLAAPAGTDSSPIAAGILAWVEPRTTAADTASGGVTASQRQMLERVAAKSAFPALLWDYRGHPVDWVTGRTEASGPPISIAFSLEGATRALLRTSFETLGAVAIVVLVVCGLIVLLQLVATFRGFAYARAIAAAVSRLDAGVRALRAGNFGTRIQPKERDQLGRLALAFNDMSQQLQALLQQRAEHESVERELAMARSVQRRLFPESLPQVPYLEASGICLPARLVSGDYYDFIPFAGGTDVVIADVSGKGMSAALLMASVQAALRSQYPLDGQPAPDPGTILARLNHHLHATLEPTRFVTLFLLRILEDGRVLYGNAGHNPALLLRGERAEWLQAGGLLLGPFAAPRFESTALRASSGDVLCLYTDGVTEAEGAEGEHFGEERLATVLRAGRHLPPEALQESIVGAVRAWQGEQEPTDDITLVLLRLKR
- a CDS encoding TIGR04283 family arsenosugar biosynthesis glycosyltransferase, whose translation is MATGRRITEESPSAAAESFAVVIPALNEAACIGAAVARVRRAPGVEDVVVVDGGSEDGTAALARRAGARVLASAPGRGVQMNAGARAARGSTLVFLHADCELPPAAFESMRAVLQRGHDAGVFAIDYGSPHPLLRLLSALSRLRTRWTEFGEAALFVRRERFESIGGFPNWPLFEDVEILARLRRRGRLGRARGSVRASPRRYLRRGVVRQQLLVLHLYALYHLGVSPSNLQRRYGCAQEAGRNRRAVEGAGV